In Synechococcus sp. HK05, the genomic stretch GTTGCACCGCATTGCTGCCGCGCTTGAAGCCCTTCAGCCACAGCGGGGTTTGGCGATCCACCAGGAAGCTGTCGCCGTTCACGCTGATGCGCAGGCGCCAGCGGGCATCGTCGTCGCGCAGGTTCTGCAGGGGGGCATCGATCAGCAGCCAATCGATCAGCACCGGCTCCATCGCCTGCGGCGCCTCCGGGCTAGCCGCAATCAGCTGGGGGCTGCCGCTGGCGGGCAGTTCGGCGGCATTGCGGGCCACGCGGTGGACCCGGATCTGGGCACTCGCGCCCGGGGCCTTCACCGCTTCTCCCCAGGGCCGGGCGGCATACACCGTCACGCGATGGCTTCCGGGCCTGAGATCCGGCATCGCCACAGCGGCTGCAGCGTCGCTGCTGGTGATCCGAATCGGTGCTTGATCATCGAGCTGCACCACGAGATGGGGCCCCAGTCCCAGCGGACTGGCATCGCTCAGGGGCCAGTCCCTCACCTCGAGCTTCAGGGTCCAAGGGCCAGCGGGCAGCAGGGCGTTGTCCTGTGGAGCCAGCACCCGCACCTGGGGCGCCCGCTCATTGAGCCGCTCACTGAGTTGTTGCACCGCTCGGGGGGGCGCCACTTCCTGCAGCGCACCTGAGGGGGCGCTGGCACTGAGGTTGCTTGGGCTTGCCGCTGATGCAGCCGGGCCGGCCTTGCTTCCGCAACCCCCGCTCACCAATGTGAGCACCACCAGCACCAGGGCTAAGAGCGCCCGCCGCGGTGCCGCCAGCATGGTGAATCCTCCCGTTGCTCGTTTTGAGCTTGTTCAGCACAGTCTGCAGCGTTGCGGACAACAAGCCGCTGCGCAAGTGGCGTTTGCTAACAAAAAGGGCCCTTTATTTGTTCGCCTCGGCCTACATCAAGTGCTGAAACACGCGTTTTTTCGCTGATGTTTTGCTTCCGCAAGAGCTCAGTCCCTGACTGGCCCGGCTCCGGATTGAACCTTTGTAACTGCCGGGCCAAAGGGCTCGGAATTCACTTTTATACTTCCGCCAGCGGTCCCCTTTCTGGGGCCCAAGCGCCAGTCATGAAAAGGGGTTTCGGCTTCGGCCTTGCCTCCCGTTCGTGTCGGCGCCCATAGGCGCACGCGGTTTTCCGCTGTGCCTGTGGCTCCACTGGTCCGTGGCCTCCGGCTTGCCGGTGCCCCTGGCCGGAAGGGTGGACCTCCACCTCGACCCCGTCCCTCGAGGAACGTCTCGATGACCATCAGCCCACCAGAGCGTGGGAAAACGGCGAAGGCCCAGGTCGACCGGGTGAACAACCCGGCCACCTTCGAACTGTTCGGCAAGCCCGGCCATTTCGATCGCAGCCTTGCCAAAGGTCCCAAAACCACCACGTGGGTTTGGAACCTCCACGCCAACGCTCACGACTTCGACAGCCACACCAGTGATCTCGAAGAGGTCAGCCGGAAGATCTTTTCGGCCCACTTCGGTCACCTGGCCGTCATCTTCATCTGGCTGAGCGGCGCCTTCTTCCACGGCGCGCGCTTCTCCAACTACTCCGGCTGGCTGGCCGACCCCACGCACGTGAAACCCAGTGCGCAGGTGGTTTGGCCCGTGTTCGGCCAGGAAATCCTTAATGGCGATGTGGGTGCCGGCTTCCACGGCATTCAGATCACCTCCGGCCTCTTCCATGTATGGCGGGCCTGGGGCATCACCAACGAAACGCAACTGATGGCGCTGGCTATTGGTGCTCTGGTGATGGCCGGCTTGATGCTCAATGCCGGCGTTTTCCACTACCACAAGGCAGCTCCCAAGCTCGAGTGGTTCCAGAACGTTGAGTCGATGCTCAACCACCATCTGGCCGGTCTGCTTGGTCTGGGCTCCCTCTCCTGGGCTGGACACCTGATTCATGTGTCCCTGCCCACCACCGCGCTGATGGATGCCATCGACGCCGGCAAGCCGCTGGCGCTCAACGGCAAGACCATCGCCACCTATGCAGACATCCCTCTGCCCCACGAGTTCCTGAATCAGGACCTCATCGCCCAGTTGTTCCCCGGTTTCGGTGCAGGCATCAATGCCTTCTTCACCGGCAACTGGGCCGCTTACAGCGATTTCCTCACCTTTAAAGGTGGTCTGAATCCTGTGACCGGCAGCCTGTGGATGAGCGACATCGCTCACCACCACCTGGCGATTGCGGTGCTGTTCATCGTGGCCGGTCACATGTACCGGACCAACTGGGGCATCGGTCACAGCATCAAGGAGATCCTCGAGGGCCAGAAGGGCGACCCCCTGCTGTTCCCCGCCTCCAACGGTCATGACGGTCTCTACGAGTTCATGACCACCAGCTGGCACGCCCAGCTGGCTGTGAACCTGGCTCTGCTGGGCTCGCTGAGCATCATCGTTGCTCAGCACATGTATGCGATGCCTCCGTATCCCTACATCGGCATCGACTACCCCACCCAGCTGTCGATCTTCACCCACCACACCTGGATCGGTGGTTTCCTGATCGTTGGTGCCGGCGCCCACGCCGCTATCGCGATGATCCGCGACTACGACCCCGCCAAGCACGTGGACAACGTGCTCGACCGGGTGCTCAAGGCGCGTGATGCCCTGATCTCACACCTCAACTGGGTGTGCATCTGGCTGGGCTTCCACAGCTTCGGCCTCTACATCCACAACGACACCATGCGTGCCCTGGGCCGTCCCCAGGACATGTTCAGCGACTCCGCCATTGCCCTGAAGCCCGTCTTCGCGCAGTGGATTCAGGGTCTGCACGCTGCTGCTGCCGGTAGCACCGCTCCCAACGCCCTCGCCGGCGTGAGCGAAGTGTTCAACGGCACCGTGGTTGCCGTGGGCGGCAAGGTGGCCGCCGGTCCGATCCCCCTGGGAACGGCCGACTTCATGGTCCACCACATTCACGCCTTCACGATTCACGTGACGGTGCTGATCCTGCTGAAGGGTGTTCTGTATGCCCGCAGCAGCCGCCTGGTTCCCGACAAGGCGAACCTCGGCTTCCGCTTCCCCTGCGACGGCCCCGGCCGTGGCGGTACCTGCCAGGTGTCGGCTTGGGACCACGTGTTCCTGGGCCTGTTCTGGATGTACAACTCCCTGTCAATCGTCATCTTCCACTTCTCCTGGAAGATGCAGAGCGACGTGTGGGGCACCGTCAACGCTGACGGAACCGTGTCTCACATCACCAACGGCAACTTCGCCAACAGCGCCATCACGATCAACGGCTGGCTGCGTGACTTCCTGTGGGCCCAGGCCGCACAGGTGATCAACAGCTATGGCTCCGCCACCAGTGCCTACGGTCTGATGTTCCTGGGTGCCCACTTCGTCTGGGCGTTCAGCCTGATGTTCCTGTTCAGTGGCCGCGGCTACTGGCAAGAGCTGATTGAGTCCATCGTGTGGGCTCACAACAAGCTGAAGGTTGCTCCCGCCATTCAGCCGCGGGCGCTCTCCATCACCCAGGGTCGTGCCGTCGGTGTTGCCCACTATCTGCTGGGCGGCATCGCGACCACCTGGTCGTTCTTCCTGGCCCGCATCATTGCGGTCGGCTGACCTCTCCTGACCTTTCCCAATGGCAACGAAATTTCCTTCGTTCAGCCAGGGCCTGGCACAGGACCCGACAACCCGTCGTATTTGGTACGGGATCGCCACGGCTCACGACTTCGAGAGCCATGACGGAATGACGGAGGAAAAGCTTTACCAAAAGCTTTTCTCCACTCACTTCGGTCACCTCGCGATCATCGGCCTCTGGGTTTCGGGCAACCTGTTCCACGTCGCCTGGCAGGGCAACTTCGAGCAGTGGGTCGCCGATCCTCTGCATGTCCGTCCCATCGCTCACGCGATCTGGGATCCCCACTTCGGCCAGGGCGCCATCACAGCCTTCACCCAGGCTGGCGCCTCCTCCCCGGTGAACATTGCGTACTCCGGCGTGTACCACTGGTGGTACACCATCGGCATGCGCACCAACGCCGAGCTGTATCAGGGTTCCATCTTCATGATGATCCTGTCGGCCTGGGCTCTGTTCGCTGGCTGGCTGCACCTGCAGCCCAAGTTCCGGCCCTCCCTGGCCTGGTTCAAGAACGCTGAATCCCGCCTGAACCACCACCTCGCGGTGCTGTTCGGCTTCAGCTCCATCGCTTGGGCCGGTCACCTCGTGCACGTGGCGATTCCTGAATCGCGCGGTCAGCACGTGGGTTGGGACAACTTCCTCAACGTGCTGCCTCACCCCGCCGGTCTGGCTCCGTTCTTCACCGGTAACTGGGGCGTTTACGCCGCGAACCCCGACACCGCCTATCAGGTGTTTGGTACTTCAGAAGGCGCAGGCACCGCGATCCTCACCTTCCTGGGTGGTTTCCACCCCCAGAGCGAGGCCCTCTGGCTCACCGACATTGCCCATCACCACCTGGCGATTGGCTGTCTGTTTGTGATTGCCGGCCACATGTACCGGACCAACTTCGGTATCGGCCACTCGATCCGCGAGATCCTCGAAGCCCACAACCCGCCCAAAGGCACCCCTGGTGACCTCGGCGCTGGCCACAAGGGTCTCTACGACACCATCAACAACTCGCTCCACTTCCAGCTCGGTCTGGCCCTGGCTTCCCTGGGCGTTGTGACCAGCCTGGTGGCGCAGCACATGTACTCGATGCCGTCCTACGCGTTCATCGCGAAGGACTACACGACACAAGCTGCCCTCTACACCCACCACCAGTACATCGCCATCTTCCTGATGTGCGGTGCCTTCGCTCACGGTGCGATCTTCTTCATCCGTGACTACGACCCCGAAGCCAACAAGGACAACGTCCTGGCTCGGATGCTCGAGCACAAAGAAGCGATCATCAGCCACCTGAGCTGGGTGTCCCTGTTCCTCGGTTTCCACACCCTGGGCCTCTACGTCCACAACGACGTGGTGGTTGCCTTCGGTACCCCCGAGAAGCAGATCCTGGTGGAGCCCGTGTTCGCCCAGTTCGTGCAGGCTGCCTCCGGTAAGGCCATGTACGGCTTCGATGTGCTCCTCTCCAATGGCGCTAGCGCCGCTAGCAATGCCAGCGCTGCCTACATGGGCGGTTGGATGGATGCCATCAACGATGGCGGCAACGATCTGTTCCTGCAGATCGGCCCTGGTGACTTCCTGGTGCACCACGCCATCGCTCTGGGTCTGCACACCACCACCTTGATCCTGGTGAAGGGTGCTCTGGATGCCCGTGGCTCCAAGCTGATGCCCGACAAGAAGGACTTCGGCTACTCCTTCCCCTGCGACGGCCCTGGCCGTGGTGGCACCTGCGACATCAGTGCCTGGGACGCCTTCTATCTGGCTGTCTTCTGGGCCCTGAACACCGTGGGCTGGCTCACCTTCTACTGGCACTGGAAGCACCTCGCCATCTGGCAGGGCAACGTGGCTCAGTTCAACGAATCCAGCACCTATCTGATGGGCTGGTTCCGCGACTACCTGTGGCTCAACTCCTCTCAGCTGATCAACGGTTACAACCCGTATGGCAGCAACAACCTCGCCGTCTGGGCCTGGATGTTCCTGTTCGGTCACCTGATCTGGGCCACCGGCTTCATGTTCCTGATCTCCTGGCGCGGTTACTGGCAGGAACTGATCGAGACCATCGTCTGGGCTCACCAGCGCACTCCGCTCGCCAACCTGGTGGGCTGGCGCGACAAGCCCGTGGCTCTCTCGATCGTTCAGGCCCGTGTGGTTGGTCTGGCTCACTTCACCGTGGGCTACTTCGTGACCTACGCCGCCTTCCTGATCGCCTCCACATCCGGCAAGTTCGGTTGATCCCAAGCGGCTGCTTGCAGCCGCTTTCTCTCACCTCTTGCCCCCTTCGAGGGACGACTGCAGCCTCCGGCCTCGGCCGGGGGCTTTTTCGTGTGGTGTTGCCCCCTGTTGTCCCTCAGCCGTCGCTAGGCCTGCCGGCCAGCAGCCAGGCGGCAGCGCCCAGCGCCAGCCAGGGCACCAGTTTCAGCTCGAGCAGATCACTGCTCGCCTGTACAGCTGGCTCGAGCAGCCAATGGTTGAGCCCCAGTAGCGCTGCGATTAGCAGAATCAGGGCTGTCATCGGGGTCCGCCTTGGTTGATCAGCCCTGGCGGCATCACAGCACCGGCCCGTAGCAGTTTCCAGCCACCTTCCGGCAGCCACTCGATCACGGTGCTGCCTTGCCCAGAGGGTGCGGGCCAGGGCACAGGGCCCAGCTGAGCCACCTCCGGAAAGCGTTCAGCGGCTTCGTGGTGATCGAGGCAGGCCGGCTCGCCCGAGCGGTTAGCGCTGGTAGTAGCCAGCGGACCGCTTAGGGCGAGCAGCTCCAGGGCAGCTGCGCACGCCGGCAGCCGTAAGCCGAGGGTGGAGCCGCCTGGGTTGAGCTGCTCCAGCCAGGCGCCCTGCGCCGGCAGCACCAGGGTGAGGGCCCCTGGCCAGTAGCGCTCGGCCATGCTCTGCCAGGCCGGTTCGATCGGGCGTTCGAGGCAGTGGAGCAGTGCTTCGGCCGTTGCCGCCATCAGGATCACGGGCTTGTGGCGTGGCCGCTGCTTGAGCTCCCAGAGCAGGTTGGCTGCTTCCGGCCGGCTGGCCAGGGCTGGCAGGGTGTCGGTTGGAAAGATGGCGGCCTTGCCGTCCTGGAGCCTTGCGGCAAGCGCGCTGGGGCTGCAGCTCAGGCTGGGCATGGCGGTGTGACGTGTTGGTTCAGGGTGTAGCGCCTGGGCGGCGGCCGCTGGCGAACCGCCAGATGCCTTCGAGATCGCGGTGCGCCTGCACCTGCTCCAGCCCAGCCGCCCTCAGCAGGGCAAGAACGGCGCTGCTTTGATCGTGGTGGTGCTCCAGCAGCAGCCAACCGCCCGGGGCGAGATGGCTGGCGGCACCCGCTGCGATCGCGCGGATCGCTTCGAGACCATCCCCACCACCATCGAGAGCCAGGGCGGGCTCGTGATCACGCACGCAGGCCTCGAGGTTTTGCCACACCGCCGTGGGGATGTACGGCGGATTCGAGATCACGAGATCCAGCCGACCAGCCATGTCGGCCAGGGGGGCCCACCAGCTGCCCTGGCGCAACTCCACGCGCTCAAGCAGCTGGTAGCGGCTGAGATTGCGCTGCGCCAGCGCCAAGGCTTCACGGGATTGATCCACCGCCACTCCGCGGCTGCCTGGCCAGCTGCGGCCTAGGCCCACCGCCAGGCAACCCGAGCCCGTGCCCAGGTCGGCCCAGCGCAGGCTGGGGCGTTGGTCTGTGCTCCAGACGCCCCCGCTACTGCCGAGCTGTTGCTCGGCCAGCTCGATCAGCAGTTCGGTTTCCTGGCGGGGGATCAGCGCGCCTGGCCTTACCTCCAGCTCCAGATCCCGCCAAGGGCAGCGTCCCACCAGGTATTGCAGCGGTACGCCGCTGCTCAGGTGTTGCTGCCAGAGCGCCTCCAGCCGCTGCAGTGGCGCCTCCAGCTCCACCGGCTGCTCTGGATACAGGCGCAGTTGCTGGAGCGTTTGCCAGCGGATGCCGCCTCCGAGGTCTAAAAGCCAATCGAGATGGCTGGCTTCGCCGCCGGCCTCCAGTTGCCGGCGCCGCCACTGCAAAACTTCAGCTGCGGCAACCGTGTTGGCCATCCACTAACCCTAGGCAGGGCTGCGTTCAGCAGGGCCGCCACCACAGCCCCGGTTCACTGCGCAGCACCCCCGCCAGCTCGAGCCGCAGGAGCCGTTCACTGATCACCCCGGGGGCCAGTCGAAGGCGATCACACAGCTGATCCAGGGAGGCCCCAGCACCAAGGGCGGCCAACAGGGCTGCCTCCCGCTGCAGCAAGGGTGCATCCGCTGCCGCAACGCTGTTGCTGCGGGTTGGCCTAAGTGGCCCTGCGCCGAGGCTGGTGGTGAGATCGGTGGGGTTCAGCAATGGCGTGGCGCCTTGCGTGAGCCAGCGGTTGCTGCCGGCGGCGCTGATGCGGCCTGCGTCAGCGGGCACCACCCAGATCGGCATGCCCAGCTCCCAGGCCAGCTCAGCGGAGTGCAGTGCTCCGCTGTTGGCGGGGCATTCCACCAGCACCAGCGCCTGTGCGAGCCCTACCTGCAGCCGATTGCGCAGGGCGAAATGGCCGGCGCGGCCCGGGGTGTCCTCCGGCAACTCGCTCACGAGTAAGCCCTGCTCCGCCACGGTGGCCTGGAGCTGACCGTGATGACGGGGATAAACGCGGTTGAGTGGTGTGCCCAGCACCCCCACGGGGCAGCCTCCCGCTTCCAGGCAGCCCTGGTGGGCGGCTGCATCGATGCCCTCCGCCAGGCCGCTCACCACCGGCCAGCCGGCTTCGGCCAGAGCTCGCCCGATCAGCCGAGCCATGGTGAGGCCATGGCGGGAGGGGCGGCGGGTGCCCACCACGGCCACCGCCTGGCTTGGGCCCAGGGCAGCCCACCGCGACCCTTGGCCTCGCCAGAACAGCTGCAGCGGAGGCCGCTCCAGCTGCAGTAGGGCTTCTGGGTAGGTGAGATCGGAGGGGAGCAGGCAAGCGGACTTCCTCCAGCGCTGCCGCTGCTCCGCGCTCGGTGGCGCACTGATGGGGGCCGGTCCGTGGCTGCTGCGGTAGTGCTCCAGTGCCTCGAGCTCCCGCTGGTGCAGGCGTGTATGGCCGCTGAGCCCATGGATCAGGTCGGTTGCGCTGGCCCCCCAGGCCACCTCGAGGCTGCCAAACATCCCCTCGAGCCGCTCCAGCCGCTGCCAGCCGATGCCAGGGCAGCCCGCCCAGAGCATCTGCCACAGGCGTTCGCGTTCAACACGGGGATCGTGCCCCCGGTTCTGTCGCCGGTGCGCCCGGCGCTCTAGGTGTTTCGGGGAGGCCTTGAGGCCCTTCCCGGCCGCAGCAAACGGGGCCCGTAGCAGCTCTCCCATGCACCCACTCCCGCCAGTACGCCAGTACTATAGCGAGAGTGGTGGGTCTCAGGTTGGGCCGCTCTCCAGCCGCTTGAGGGCTTGGTTTAGGGCTGGAGGCAGCCGGCGCATCAGCTTGCGCTGGGCTGGCCCAGCGGAGAGATCCACCAGCACCAGCTCCACCGCGGCCTCGGCGGCCACGCTGCCATCGGCCTTGAGGAAGGCGCTGCGCCAGGGCAGCTTCACCCCTTGGCGCGGCAGCACCCAACTGCTCACGCACACCTCCTCGCCATGGAGCAGGGCCTGGCGGTATTGGATCGAGAGGCTCACCACCGGCAATTCCAGCCCCTCGGCCGAGAGATCGGCGTAGGCCAGTCCGGCGGCGCTGAGGGCTTCCACGCGGGCTTCCTCCAGCCAGCTCAGATAGGCCCCGTGCCACATCACCCCGGCGTGGTCGGTGTGTTGTGGCAGCACGCGCCGAATCAGGCGCCAGGGATGCGGTTGTTGTTGCTCCGTCACGGTGTTCGCTGCGCTTGGTCCGCGGTGGCGGATCAGCCATAGGCTGCCCGAGCGCGTTGCAACGGCTGTGTTCCGCAACCTTCTGATCGCCGATTCCGGCAAGGGCCACGTTGAAGAGATGGTGCGCATGCTGCGCGACATCCCAGCCGTGAAGCAGGCGCGCATCAACCTGCTTCACGTGGTATCAGAGCAGGCGGGTGAGAACTACGCCGAGCACTCGCAGAAGGCGGCCGGCATCGTGGCCGAAGCGGTGCAGCGCCTCGGGCTGAACCCCGCTGAGGTGAACACGATCATTCGCCAGGGCGACACCAAGCAGACCGTGCTCAAGGTGGCCGATGAGCTCGATGCCGACCTGATCGTGATGGGCTCCCGGGGCTTGGGGCGCCTGCAGTCGATCTTGAGCAACAGCGCTAGCCAGTACGTGTTTCAGCTGTCCACGCGGCCGATGCTGCTGGTGCGCGACGACCTCTACGTGCGCCATATCAACCGCGTGATGGTGGCGGTTGATGGCACCGGCGTGGGCGATGACGCCCTGCGCCTGGCCTGTGAGCTCGTGCGCGATACCCCTGGCGCCAGCCTCACCGGCATCCACATCAGCCGGCAAGACATCACCCCCTCCCGCGGCGGCAAATCTCCGGCCGACGAGCTGCTCGAGAAAGCCGTGCAGCGGGCTCGCGGCTATGGGGTGGAGATGAAGGCCATCCACCGCACCGGCGATATCGGTCGTGGGGTGTGTGACGCGGCGGCGGATGACAAATCGGATTTGCTGGTGATTGCGTCGCAGGATCGGCGCCCCCTGGTGGCGCGCGGTTTGGTGGATATCGATCGCCTGCTCGGCTCATCGGTGAGTGATTACATCCGGGTGCATGCACCGGCGCCGGTGCTGTTGGTGCGTGAGCCGGAAGGCCGCCGCTGAACGGCCACGGCCCTGAGGCCCCAGCGGTCAGGTCATGCCCTGGCCGCAAAAATCCCCGGAGCGGCCATCAGCTGCTCCGGGGATTCGTTGGATGAGGGCTTTCGCTCGGGGAGTGCCTGTTTGTTGCTGTGGGTCGGCCAGGGGCCGAATCAAAGGGCCGAAGGGCCAAGACGCGTTCCGGTGATCAACCCTGGCGGCTGCTGGTCTGGATGTACAGAACCAGCAGGAACACGGTTGGAACCAGCACGAACATCAGACTGGCGACAAAGCCGAGATCGTTGGTTTCCATTGCAAGAGCCTTCAGCGCGATGACGGTATCACCGCTGCACGGCGCCGATCAGGCCTCTTCATCGCTCGTAGTGGTTTGGCCGGAGGCCTCCTCGTCTTCGTCGCTCTCCTGCACCGGCCAGGCCGTTGGACCGGCCGGTAGGGGCTCGGCCTTGGCTTGATTCACCTTTTGATCGAGATCGCCTAGGCCGGTCTGCGGCTTGGTGAGCACCAGCACCGATTGATTCACCAGGGTTTGGCAGGCCAGGCGCCAGGTTTGCGGCCGGCGGCGCAGCTTTTGCTCTTCCACCGCAGTGCGGCCGCTGAGGCTGCCGGGGCTGCTTTCGCCCACCACATCCACAAAACAGGTGATGCATTGGCCGCAGCCGCCGCAATTGCCCAGCTGGCCCTTCAGGCCATAGAGGGCAATGCCCTCGCGCAGGGCCACCTCCCGCAGGTTCTCACCCGGGTAGCACTCCACGTCGCGACCTTCGCGAACAAACCGAATCACGGGCATGGCAATCCCTGGGCAACCGCAGCATTCTGAGGCCGAGGGTTGCGTTTTGTAACCGCCCGCTGGGGCGCAAGCCGCTGTGAGCGGCCTGCTCGTCATCACGGCACGTTTCAGCTGTGCTGCGATCGAATCAGTGGGCCACGCGAACCCCTTACCATCGCCAGCACGGATCAAGTGTCTGCTGGTTTCGACTGGTTGGGCTTGATCGTGTTGCCAACCGCCTACCGGTTCACCGGTGCGGGCGGCTGATTGTTTCCCCGGACCTAACCCCCATGGGATTGCCCTGGTATCGGGTGCACACGGTCGTGATCAACGACCCGGGCCGTCTGTTGGCCGTGCACCTCATGCACACCGCTCTGGTCGCCGGCTGGGCCGGCTCCATGGCGCTTTATGAGCTGGCCATCTTCGATCCCTCCGACCCGGTGCTCAACCCGATGTGGCGCCAGGGCATGTTCGTGATGCCGTTCATGGCCCGTCTGGGCGTGACCGGCAGCTGGGGCGGCTGGAGCATCACCGGTGAAACCGGTGTTGACCCCGGCTTCTGGAGCTTCGAAGGTGTGGCAGCTGCTCACATCATTCTCAGCGGCCTGCTCTTCCTGGCCGCCATCTGGCACTGGACCTACTGGGATCTGGAGATCTGGCAGGACCCTCGCACCGGCGAGCCCGCCCTCGACCTCCCCAAGATCTTCGGGATCCACCTGCTGCTCGCTGGTCTGGCCTGCTTCGGCTTCGGCGCCTTCCACCTCACCGGTGTGTTCGGCCCAGGTATGTGGGTGTCAGACCCCTACGGGATCACCGGACACCTCGAGCCTGTTCAGCCTTCCTGGGGCCCTGAAGGGTTTAACCCCTTCAACCCGGGCGGCATCGTGGCTCACCACATCGCTGCAGGCATCGTCGGCATCATCGCCGGCATCTTCCACATCACCACCCGCCCGCCGGAGCGCCTCTACAAGGCTCTGCGCATGGGCAACATCGAAACGGTGCTCTCCAGCGCCATCGCTGCGGTGTTCTTCGCTGCCTTCGTGGTGGCCGGCACCATGTGGTACGGCGCAGCGGCCACCCCGGTTGAGCTGTTCGGCCCCACCCGCTACCAGTGGGATCAGGGCTACTTCAAGACGGAAATCAACCGCCGCGTGCAGACGGCGCTCGACAACGGTGCCACCAAGGAACAGGCCTACGCCTCCATCCCTGAGAAGCTCGCCTTCTACGACTACGTGGGTAACAGCCCTGCCAAGGGCGGCCTGTTCCGCGTGGGCCCGATGGTGAACGGTGATGGCCTGCCCACCGGTTGGCTGGGTCACATCGCCTTCACCGATAAGGATGGTCGCGATCTGGAAGTGCGTCGTCTGCCCAACTTCTTCGAGAACTTCCCTGTGGTTCTGGAAGACAACCAGGGCATCGTGCGCGCTGACATCCCCTTCCGCCGCGCTGAAGCGAAGTACTCCTTCGAGCAGACCGGCGTGACCGCCACCGTGTACGGCGGCGCCCTCAACGGTCAGACCTTCACCGATCCCGCTGATGTGAAGCGCCTGGCCCGCAAGGCTCAGCTGGGTGAAGCGTTCGAATTCGATCGCGAGACTTATCACTCCGACGGCACCTTCCGCAGCTCACCCCGCGGCTGGTTCACCTTCGGCCACGCCTGCTTCGCGCTGCTGTTCTTCTTCGGCCACATCTGGCACGGTGCTCGCACCCTGTACCGCGATGTGTTCGCCGGTATCGACCCCGATCTGGGCGAACAGGTGGAGTTCGGTCTGTTCCAGAAGCTGGGCGACCGTTCCACCCGCCGTCTGCCGGAGGGCTACGTGCCCCCTGCCGGCACCACCCTCAGCTGATCGCTAGGAGGTTCATCCATGGAAAGCTTCGCTTACATCCTGATCCTGGCGCTCGGGATTTCCACCCTGTTCTTCGCCATCGCCTTCCGCGATCCCCCGAAGATCGGCAAGTGATCATCAGCCGCTTAGGCCCCACCAACCCCTGCTCCGGCAGGGGTTTTTTGTTGCTTGGGCCCCGTGTGGGCGG encodes the following:
- a CDS encoding universal stress protein is translated as MFRNLLIADSGKGHVEEMVRMLRDIPAVKQARINLLHVVSEQAGENYAEHSQKAAGIVAEAVQRLGLNPAEVNTIIRQGDTKQTVLKVADELDADLIVMGSRGLGRLQSILSNSASQYVFQLSTRPMLLVRDDLYVRHINRVMVAVDGTGVGDDALRLACELVRDTPGASLTGIHISRQDITPSRGGKSPADELLEKAVQRARGYGVEMKAIHRTGDIGRGVCDAAADDKSDLLVIASQDRRPLVARGLVDIDRLLGSSVSDYIRVHAPAPVLLVREPEGRR
- the psbM gene encoding photosystem II reaction center protein PsbM → METNDLGFVASLMFVLVPTVFLLVLYIQTSSRQG
- a CDS encoding 2Fe-2S iron-sulfur cluster-binding protein, whose product is MPVIRFVREGRDVECYPGENLREVALREGIALYGLKGQLGNCGGCGQCITCFVDVVGESSPGSLSGRTAVEEQKLRRRPQTWRLACQTLVNQSVLVLTKPQTGLGDLDQKVNQAKAEPLPAGPTAWPVQESDEDEEASGQTTTSDEEA
- the psbB gene encoding photosystem II chlorophyll-binding protein CP47, with protein sequence MGLPWYRVHTVVINDPGRLLAVHLMHTALVAGWAGSMALYELAIFDPSDPVLNPMWRQGMFVMPFMARLGVTGSWGGWSITGETGVDPGFWSFEGVAAAHIILSGLLFLAAIWHWTYWDLEIWQDPRTGEPALDLPKIFGIHLLLAGLACFGFGAFHLTGVFGPGMWVSDPYGITGHLEPVQPSWGPEGFNPFNPGGIVAHHIAAGIVGIIAGIFHITTRPPERLYKALRMGNIETVLSSAIAAVFFAAFVVAGTMWYGAAATPVELFGPTRYQWDQGYFKTEINRRVQTALDNGATKEQAYASIPEKLAFYDYVGNSPAKGGLFRVGPMVNGDGLPTGWLGHIAFTDKDGRDLEVRRLPNFFENFPVVLEDNQGIVRADIPFRRAEAKYSFEQTGVTATVYGGALNGQTFTDPADVKRLARKAQLGEAFEFDRETYHSDGTFRSSPRGWFTFGHACFALLFFFGHIWHGARTLYRDVFAGIDPDLGEQVEFGLFQKLGDRSTRRLPEGYVPPAGTTLS
- a CDS encoding photosystem II reaction center protein T — its product is MESFAYILILALGISTLFFAIAFRDPPKIGK